The nucleotide sequence ACCTGACATGAAGTTCACacaacaaaaaaaagtaaatgcTCTGTTTCCACCTGAACTATATACGAAAGGTCCTAtttatttttggcaaccttagtgtcTACGTGtcacatcagtgaatcaacacactgaaagtccatgtaggcacacgtatgtgccatgtaggcactaaggttgccaaaaatatagttttaattaatccaggggtaataggaccctcctaaagttcgggtgtgtctcaacaatttcgtgtatagtttagggtggaaacagagcattttctattaaaaaaaaacggacttttgaaatttatggactaaaataagTCATGGATGTCTGTATGACTATACATGAAGTTGACTGAGGCGGGGCCAACTTATTCATCGAGTTTCAAACCATGCGTCACTAGTTCTCGTGAGTTCTGGTTTACAAAAAATAAGAcataagcatccagtacccctTGAACTtggtcaaagttgctacgataCACTCAAACTTCATAGGAgttctattacccctgaactcaattttaacgtatttttgtcacccttttgtgctgacgtgacacttttattatataaaatggagCCCACGTAAACGgtatcacgtcagctaaaaaggttgacaaaagatgtcacgtcagctaaaaactTGAAAACTATGtcaataaatatgatatttggATTTAACTTATATACACTAGAATAACATAAAGGACTTTAATACTataagttattatgatttttaatattttatagcaGGTAATTGTATTACTATATTACTAATCTCACTTTTTATGAACGATAATTATTTTTTCGATGAGTtggtagtataattttttttttttttttacattatcagtatataaaaattaaactcaTAATATTTACCTCCTTATCATTCTTGGCCTTGTTCTCTTCTGACTTCTTGAGATATCCTATTATAAGAAGAATTATACAAacattatttgaattattttgtgatAAAAATTGTGactgaaaaaataatgaaatactttgttcgatttaatttgtttgtcttacttttcaTTTAGTCCGTTTTGAAAAGAACGTATTTTTCCtttattgataaatttttaattttaatttttcacatgacatatGTAAGACCACGAGAATTTAACGATATTATGTTACATGCTGtgtatctttagtttaagatcaAAAGAGCCAACaatcttattttacttttttgaactgcgtgtcaagtcaaaaccataaaaataaattgaaacggaGAAAGTAGTAAAGAAAGAATGTGAAATCCAGAAAACATACTCTTAAAACATAGAATGTCTTTAccttttttgttaattttttaatttcaaactttCTACCTGATATATTAAAGACCACAAGATTTAACGACATTTTGTTACAGTCTTTATTTGATAATCATGGTGTCCGGGCgagcttgcgcgcacctcgactaattccatgaAACACCTACCACTacccactaggccacacccttagGTGCTTGTTATATTCTACGTATCTTTAGCCTAAGATCACAAGATCGAGTAAAGCATCGGGTGCCTCTGAACTAtaaccaaatttgctacgacacacttcaacttcaGATGACCCacgaactaaattttagcgtatttttgacATTCTTTTTAGCTGACATGGCACGTCACCTTTGATATGggccccattttatgtaataaaagtgtTATGTCAACCGGAGGCGGAGCTAGCCTCCTTTagggggttcggccgaacccccttcgacggaaaaatatgagtactatttatacataattaaaattattttttatgtggttatggtaggtgttgaaccccttcgactaagttttctttgaatattgaacccctcagttgaaatcctggctccgcctctgatGTCAGCACAAAGAGTGACAGAAATACGCTCAAATTGAGTTTagaggggtaataggactcctgtgaagttggagtgtgtcgtagcaaatttgaccATGGTTCGGGGAggtactgaatgcttatctccacaagattcaaaaaacTTTTTACACTTTCTTGAACTTCATGCCAAATGaaaatcagacaaacaaattgaaacgtaAAAAAACTTTTTACACTTTCTTGAACTTCGTGCCAAATGAAAATCAGACAcacaaattgaaattgaaatgtAAAGGAAGAATGTGAAATCAAGAAAACATACTCTTAAGAAGCTCATTTTGAGAATCATTGACTTGAACAATTGCAACAATTGTTGAAAATAGAAGCCCTCTTCTTCCTTGccttgtttctttttttgttgttactTTAATTTCTTTGGTATTATCAATTGCTTGCACATAAAATCTTGAAAAAGAATTAGTACAATTTCCAATAGTTAATGCCATGGAGATGATAAAGTTATTTTGCTAAAATGAAATAAACATTTTAAAGGTTGGTATAGAAgctaaaaattaaaatcttatcTTTTTTGTATGTGGCAAACAAACTCTTTTGAAAATATCTACATTGTGTGGACCCTTTGGGACCATTATTTTGGGAAAATGCAAAGAGTTTAATTAGGaattttatatatagtatagCCA is from Capsicum annuum cultivar UCD-10X-F1 chromosome 5, UCD10Xv1.1, whole genome shotgun sequence and encodes:
- the LOC107871366 gene encoding uncharacterized protein LOC107871366 isoform X1 gives rise to the protein MALTIGNCTNSFSRFYVQAIDNTKEIKVTTKKETRQGRRGLLFSTIVAIVQVNDSQNELLKRYLKKSEENKAKNDKERLDNYYKRNYRDYFGYLEGTLKQKQEEELTESEKGILNWLEKNK
- the LOC107871366 gene encoding uncharacterized protein LOC107871366 isoform X2; translation: MALTIGNCTNSFSRFYVQAIDNTKEIKVTTKKETRQGRRGLLFSTIVAIVQVNDSQNELLKRYLKKSEENKAKNDKEVKGAT